A stretch of the Perca fluviatilis chromosome 17, GENO_Pfluv_1.0, whole genome shotgun sequence genome encodes the following:
- the LOC120546024 gene encoding leucine-rich repeat transmembrane neuronal protein 4-like, translating into MGPILCDGRLTHLLFPLLLLLRAPLLFSFNERTCPNSCRCEGKTVHCDSAGFLDVPENISVGCQGLSLRYNELHTLLPYQFAHLSQLLWIYLDHNQISAVDSRAFQGVRRLKELILSSNRITSLHNSTFHGIPNLRSLDLSYNKLEILQPGQFHGLRKLQNLHLRSNGLSNIPIRAFLECRSLEFLDLGYNRIKALTRTTFLGLQKLMELHLEHNQFSRINFFLFPRLANLRSLYLQWNRIKVVNQGLPWTWYTLQKLDLSGNEIQTLDPAVFHCLPNLQVLNLESNKLSNVSQEAVSAWISLTSISLAGNMWDCGTGICPLVAWLRNFRGSKDTTMICSSPKYLQGEKIMEATRSHGICEETDYVLTETPSPMSELISEATGEPTFAPTSGSPPMPPASTFGPVPPFKPRAIPHPTFPGQMSKDPRDSVASTRPTLIPPPELEHMTLHKVVVGSVALFFTMSLILTIIYVLWRRYPGATRLLQQRSMVGRRRRTKSPEPEQNLSSQLQEYYMSYNPAATPEALEVLGNGTGSCTCTISGSRECENEYRCPRPLPGAWLGDVPTIH; encoded by the coding sequence GTCCAATCCTGTGTGATGGACGACTGACACACCTCCTCTTtccgctcctcctcctcttgcggGCTCCCCTGCTGTTCAGCTTTAATGAGCGCACCTGTCCCAATAGCTGCCGATGTGAGGGGAAGACAGTCCATTGCGATTCAGCTGGCTTCTTAGATGTCCCAGAAAACATCTCTGTAGGCTGCCAAGGCCTCTCCCTGCGCTACAATGAACTGCACACCCTGCTGCCATATCAATTTGCTCACCTCAGCCAGCTTCTTTGGATATACTTGGACCATAATCAGATTTCAGCTGTCGACAGTCGAGCATTCCAGGGGGTCCGCAGGCTTAAAGAGCTGATACTAAGCTCCAACAGGATCACGTCCCTGCACAATTCAACATTCCATGGAATTCCCAATCTTCGCAGCCTGGACTTGTCCTACAATAAATTGGAAATCCTGCAGCCTGGTCAATTTCATGGCTTACGGAAACTGCAAAACCTACACCTACGCTCAAATGGTCTCTCCAACATCCCAATTCGAGCATTCCTGGAGTGCCGAAGTTTGGAGTTTCTGGATTTGGGCTACAATCGAATCAAGGCTCTTACCCGTACCACCTTTTTGGGGctacagaagctgatggagttGCATCTGGAGCACAACCAGTTCTCACGGATCAACTTTTTTCTGTTTCCACGCTTAGCCAACCTGAGATCACTGTATCTGCAGTGGAACCGCATTAAGGTGGTCAACCAGGGCCTTCCTTGGACTTGGTATACACTGCAGAAACTTGATCTGTCTGGAAATGAAATCCAGACCCTGGACCCGGCTGTGTTCCACTGCTTGCCCAACCTTCAAGTCCTCAACCTGGAATCCAACAAATTGTCCAATGTTTCTCAAGAGGCGGTGTCAGCATGGATCTCATTGACCTCCATCAGCCTCGCTGGGAACATGTGGGATTGTGGAACTGGCATATGCCCACTTGTGGCTTGGTTGAGGAATTTTCGGGGAAGTAAAGACACCACTATGATATGCAGCAGTCCAAAGTATCTCCAGGGAGAAAAAATTATGGAAGCCACGAGGAGCCATGGTATTTGTGAGGAAACTGATTACGTTCTGACTGAAACACCCTCACCAATGTCAGAGCTCATTTCTGAAGCTACCGGGGAACCAACCTTTGCCCCTACTAGCGGCTCTCCACCTATGCCACCAGCCAGCACCTTTGGTCCTGTCCCACCATTCAAACCTCGAGCGATTCCTCATCCTACCTTTCCAGGGCAAATGAGCAAAGACCCAAGAGACTCAGTTGCTAGCACTCGACCCACTCTCATACCACCCCCAGAGTTGGAACACATGACTCTGCACAAAGTAGTGGTAGGCAGCGTGGCACTCTTCTTCACCATGTCCCTAATCTTGACAATTATCTATGTGTTGTGGCGGCGCTATCCAGGTGCAACCAGGTTGCTGCAGCAGCGATCCATGGTGGGGCGGAGACGTCGCACAAAGAGTCCGGAGCCAGAGCAGAACCTGAGCTCCCAGCTCCAAGAGTATTACATGAGCTACAACCCTGCTGCCACGCCAGAGGCATTGGAGGTGCTAGGAAATGGCACTGGTTCCTGCACATGCACAATATCTGGCTCCAGGGAGTGTGAG